In Daucus carota subsp. sativus chromosome 4, DH1 v3.0, whole genome shotgun sequence, one DNA window encodes the following:
- the LOC108216681 gene encoding probable LRR receptor-like serine/threonine-protein kinase At3g47570 yields the protein MATTCLFFALVLATLISTSCIFCLSPDQSALLALKSYITDDPRQILAKNWTRGSDMCSWIGVSCDASQEHVTALNLSMMSFKGTIAPHIGNLSFLTSLDLKSNQISGSLPDVLFNMPALRVINLSDNALSDNLPVNMCSNHSRLKALYLSSNQLHGEIPASLYSCRELRYLALENNTFDGRLAKDIGNLTNLKHLYLDTNIIHGPVPSTLFNISSLETIDLSINKLSGVLSSDIQWNVPLLRYLNLQTNLLTGQIPAGLWGCKLLQVLSLRENNFTGSISKQIGNLTLLKILDLNTNNFTGVLPAEIGHLDLEQLFVPANKLTGEIPFEVFNISTLRMFAFDSNQFYGHLPASFGHWLPNLEKFSLNDNRLSGSIPVSLSNASKLTIVSMINNQFSGYIPNTLGSLRSLRRLYLGENNLTRESSSTELRFFYSLTNCRYLDTIEISLNQFHGALPAVVGNLSTSLQIISAFNSRIKGEIPIGIGNLSSLNVLTLDSNELTGIIPSTIGRLKYMERIYLEHNKLNGSVPNEICLLEKLGDLYLSDNQLWGSIPACLGELPYLTRLYLDSNKLTSNVPSTLWKRVDLIGLNLSTNYLSGYLPLEVGKLRAITEMDFSWNQFSGNIPATIGGAQSLNYLVLSHNKLEGPIPPSLGSLKGLEILDMSNNNLSGKIPKSLESLRYLRYFNISFNKLEGEIPTGGPFQNFTGQSYVQNDGLCGAPRLKVRLCPASATPESGSGNIAFLKYTLPLIVAAVLLVAVAFLIKRRRNQNIILTQEDSSPHAWRRFSYHELLQATNGFSESNLLGVGSLGSVYKGELLDGTVVAVKVFNMQFEGALKSFDAECEVLRNVRHRNLTKLISSCTNLDFKALILEWMPNGSLETWLHSEEYCLNFLQRLNIMIDVASALDYLHCRCSTPIIHCDLKPSNVLIDNYMIAHVCDFGIAKLLGEQEFLAQTKTLGTIGYMAPEYGMEGIVTARGDVYSYGILLLETFTRKRPTEEMFSGEMSLKDWVKESLSSSEVLDTKLRERNDKHLPSKKQCALSIFNLAMDCLRNSPVERIDMEDVLNRLHKIKTLFLDKCHMIDSEFNDYEV from the exons ATGGCAACAACTTGCTTGTTCTTTGCACTAGTACTTGCAACACTTATCAGCACTTCTTGTATCTTTTGCTTATCACCCGACCAATCTGCACTTCTTGCCTTGAAATCGTATATTACTGATGACCCGCGTCAAATTTTGGCCAAGAACTGGACTAGAGGATCCGATATGTGCAGCTGGATTGGCGTCTCCTGCGACGCCAGTCAAGAACATGTGACTGCCTTAAATTTGTCTATGATGAGTTTTAAGGGCACCATTGCTCCGCATATTGGAAACCTCTCGTTTCTTACCTCGTTAGACTTGAAATCCAATCAGATTTCAGGTTCATTACCAGATGTTCTATTTAACATGCCTGCATTAAGGGTCATTAATTTATCAGACAATGCTCTGTCTGATAATCTACCTGTCAATATGTGCTCCAACCACTCTAGGTTGAAAGCACTTTACCTTTCCTCGAATCAGCTTCATGGTGAAATTCCAGCAAGTTTATACTCATGCAGGGAGCTTCGATATCTTGCATTAGAAAACAACACATTTGACGGAAGACTGGCTAAAGATATAGGAAACCTGACGAATCTCAAGCATTTGTATCTCGATACAAACATTATCCATG GGCCTGTGCCATCAACTCTTTTCAACATCTCTTCCTTAGAAACTATTGATTTGAGCATAAATAAACTCTCAGGGGTCCTGTCATCTGATATACAATGGAATGTCCCACTTCTAAGATATCTCAATCTACAAACCAATCTCTTAACTGGTCAGATTCCAGCTGGCTTGTGGGGATGCAAACTACTTCAAGTGTTATCCCTGAGAGAGAATAACTTCACAGGAAGCATTTCTAAACAAATTGGAAATCTCACACTGCTCAAAATTTTAGACCTCAATACTAACAACTTCACAG GGGTGTTACCAGCTGAGATCGGCCATCTTGACTTAGAGCAACTTTTTGTTCCCGCGAACAAGCTAACAGGTGAAATACCATTTGAAGTTTTCAACATTTCAACATTGAGAATGTTTGCCTTTGATTCCAACCAATTTTATGGCCATCTTCCTGCAAGCTTTGGCCATTGGCTTCCAAATCTCGAGAAATTCTCTCTTAATGACAACAGACTTAGTGGTTCTATCCCAGTCTCTTTGTCTAATGCTTCTAAGCTAACCATCGTTAGTATGATCAACAACCAATTTAGTGGCTACATACCCAATACACTAGGCAGTTTACGATCCCTGAGGCGGCTATATCTTGGAGAAAACAATCTGACACGAGAATCATCTAGTACTGAGTTGAGATTTTTCTATTCATTAACAAACTGCAGATATTTGGACACAATTGAGATATCATTGAATCAATTTCATGGTGCCCTTCCAGCTGTAGTTGGTAATCTCTCAACTTCTCTCCAAATAATTTCAGCATTTAATAGTCGAATCAAAGGTGAGATCCCTATTGGTATTGGAAACTTGAGCAGTTTGAATGTGTTAACTCTAGATAGTAATGAGTTGACAGGCATCATTCCAAGCACAATTGGGAGATTGAAATATATGGAACGCATTTATCTTGAACACAATAAACTGAATGGATCTGTTCCGAATGAAATTTGTTTGTTGGAAAAGTTGGGGGACTTGTATCTGAGTGATAACCAACTTTGGGGATCGATTCCAGCATGCTTGGGAGAGCTACCATATTTAACAAGACTATACTTGGATTCAAACAAGTTAACTTCCAACGTGCCATCAACCTTGTGGAAACGTGTAGATCTTATTGGACTAAATTTGTCAACAAATTACCTATCTGGATATCTACCGTTAGAGGTTGGAAAGTTGAGGGCGATAACTGAAATGGACTTCTCTTGGAATCAGTTCTCAGGCAATATACCTGCCACTATTGGAGGTGCTCAATCTCTGAATTATCTTGTTTTGTCTCATAACAAACTAGAAGGGCCTATTCCTCCATCATTAGGCAGCTTGAAAGGCTTAGAAATTTTGGATATGTCCAATAACAATTTGTCAGGAAAAATTCCAAAATCCTTGGAGTCACTTAGGTATCTTCGATATTTTAACATCTCCTTCAATAAACTTGAAGGAGAAATTCCAACGGGAGGTCCATTTCAAAACTTCACTGGTCAGTCTTATGTGCAAAATGATGGTCTATGTGGTGCACCAAGATTGAAAGTCCGGTTGTGCCCAGCATCAGCTACTCCGGAATCAGGATCAGGAAACATTGCTTTCTTAAAGTATACTTTGCCCCTTATCGTTGCAGCAGTGCTCTTAGTGGCTGTAGCTTTTTTGATAAAGAGAAGAAGAAATCAAAACATCATCTTGACACAAGAAGATTCATCGCCTCATGCTTGGAGAAGGTTTTCTTATCATGAGCTTTTACAAGCAACAAACGGATTTAGTGAAAGTAACCTACTTGGAGTAGGAAGTCTTGGATCCGTATACAAAGGAGAACTTCTGGATGGAACTGTTGTTGCAGTGAAAGTGTTCAATATGCAGTTTGAAGGAGCTTTAAAAAGTTTTGATGCTGAATGTGAAGTCCTCCGTAATGTGAGGCATAGGAATCTTACAAAACTCATTAGCAGTTGCACTAACTTGGACTTTAAAGCCTTGATACTGGAGTGGATGCCTAATGGAAGCCTCGAAACATGGTTGCACTCTGAGGAATATTGCTTGAACTTTTTACAGCGCTTAAACATAATGATAGATGTTGCATCAGCCTTGGACTACCTACATTGTCGCTGTTCAACACCAATCATACATTGTGATCTGAAACCCAGCAATGtcctaattgataattatatgattgcACATGTTTGTGACTTTGGTATTGCCAAACTCTTAGGTGAGCAGGAATTTCTGGCGCAAACTAAGACCTTGGGAACAATCGGATATATGGCACCAG AATACGGGATGGAAGGAATAGTAACTGCAAGAGGTGATGTTTACAGCTATGGTATCTTATTGTTGGAAACATTCACAAGAAAAAGACCAACTGAAGAGATGTTTTCTGGTGAAATGAGCTTGAAAGATTGGGTAAAAGAATCCTTGAGTAGCTCTGAAGTTTTGGACACGAAGCTGAGAGAAAGAAACGACAAGCATTTGCCTTCCAAGAAACAATGTGCATTGTCCATCTTTAATTTGGCCATGGACTGTTTGAGGAATTCACCTGTTGAACGTATTGATATGGAAGATGTTTTGAACAGACTACACAAAATAAAGACCTTGTTTCTGGACAAATGCCATATGATTGATAGTGAGTTCAATGACTATGAAGTGTAA
- the LOC108216680 gene encoding putative receptor-like protein kinase At3g47110 yields the protein MGILNFVLSTTVFLLACSAQKTILDDRHALNAFKAHITSSDPSNILSLLWSEKITTCKWEGVSCSVRRERVTALNLSNMNLTATISPHLGNLSFLSSLVLKFNNFHGFLPVELANLRRLRRLHLQYNNLSGEVPIWLGNFQHLEEIVLSNNSFTGFIPSSVFNSSSLTVLSLVANDFSGTLPEKICDNLPNLEMLSVAINRLHGPIPANLFKCMKLQTLSLSYNQFSGSIPWQIGNLTDLRELYLGFNSFRGAMIPREFGNLVHLEILDIPSASLTGTIPSSIFNMSSLRNLDLENNSLSGGLPQDISYNLPALRNLSFAKNHLTGKIPFSLWECQGIQSILLNNNEFTGNIAENIGNLTSLHYLHLKFNKLTGTLPSEMGNLKPEFLFIGINNFTGPVPYGIFNISTLRYLDMQFNNFSGHLPSDIRLPNLEGLSLNSNKFDGWIPSSITNASKIFLIQLYDNYFDGPVPSTLGNLKFLKNLHLSGNGLTKESGTSQLSFFNSLTNCKLLETLTISHNYFNGFIPNSVGNLSTFLYYFEAYESNIKGSIPVEIGNLSGLQVLELYGNELTGTIPTTIGELTELGRLRLSGNRLHGSIPSDLCNWKSIAELDLSRNRLSGSIPTCMGELITLEKLNLHTNELNHTIPSNFWSLSKLVHLNLSSNLLTGNIKPDIGSLKIATQIDLSRNQLSGVIPATVGKAQELNFLSLAHNKLQGSIPDSFSYLKGLELLDLSDNNLSGEIPHSLTTIRYLKYLNLSFNMLQGEIPTAGSFANFSAESFSHNNGLCGTLWLNVTHCKPQSIKKSRSDLVHLLKYILPPLLSIVFIGFVVYIWVSHYKKNPNLPIENELSHVSWRRFSHYELRRATESFSESNLLGTGGFASVYKGTLSDGTTCAVKVFNIQSEEAVKSFDCESEVLVKIRHRNLLRIISSCSNLDFRALVLEYMPNGSLDKWLHLPDFCLDILQRLNIMIDVANAIEYLHSGQTTSIIHCDLKPSNILLDEDMIAHVSDFGIAKLLGEEEFRAQTQTLGTIGYMAPEYGSEGIISSKGDVYSFGIILMEAFTRKKPTDEIFSGTMNLRSWISETLHGSFLQVVDSKLLERVDIHTYADEQCVTSILDLALECSTDSATERITMKEALRRLEKIRVVFQMSTKAEVKAKDEVGQ from the exons ATGGGGATCTTAAATTTTGTTCTGTCGACTACTGTTTTCTTGTTAGCATGTTCAGCTCAGAAAACCATTCTAGATGATCGACATGCTCTTAATGCTTTCAAAGCTCACATCACCAGTTCTGATCCTAGTAACATACTGTCTCTGCTCTGGTCTGAAAAAATCACGACATGCAAATGGGAAGGTGTTTCTTGCAGTGTTCGTCGCGAAAGAGTTACGGCCCTCAACCTTTCAAACATGAACCTCACAGCCACCATTTCTCCGCATTTAGGCAACCTCTCTTTTCTCTCTTCTCTTGTCCTCAAGTTCAACAATTTTCATGGCTTTCTCCCAGTGGAACTGGCAAATCTGCGACGTTTACGACGGTTGCATCTGCAATATAACAACTTATCCGGAGAAGTGCCAATTTGGCTTGGAAATTTTCAGCATCTTGAAGAAATAGTGCTGTCTAACAATAGTTTTACTGGCTTCATACCATCTTCTGTGTTTAATAGCTCCTCACTCACAGTGCTTAGCCTCGTGGCCAATGATTTCTCTGGCACTCTACCTGAGAAAATATGTGATAATCTTCCAAATTTGGAAATGTTGTCAGTTGCTATAAATAGGCTTCATGGACCAATTCCAGCAAATTTATTCAAGTGCATGAAGCTGCAGACACTGTCACTGTCATATAATCAATTTAGTGGAAGCATTCCGTGGCAAATTGGAAATCTGACAGATCTCAGGGAATTATACCTTGGTTTCAACAGCTTTAGAG GAGCAATGATTCCACGGGAGTTTGGGAATCTTGTGCATTTAGAGATACTGGACATCCCTAGTGCCTCTTTAACAGGAACAATTCCATCATCTATTTTCAATATGTCTTCCTTGAGAAATCTTGATTTGGAAAATAATAGCCTTTCTGGAGGCCTCCCTCAGGACATTTCTTACAATCTCCCTGCTCTTCGAAATCTCTCCTTTGCCAAAAATCATTTAACAGGAAAGATTCCATTTAGCTTGTGGGAATGCCAGGGAATTCAAAGTATTCTGTTGAACAACAATGAGTTCACTGGAAACATAGCAGAGAATATTGGGAATCTTACTTCACTGCATTACTTGCACCTGAAATTCAACAAGTTGACAG GGACTTTGCCAAGTGAGATGGGCAACCTTAAACCAGAGTTTCTTTTCATTGGAATCAACAACTTCACTGGCCCTGTTCCATATGGTATCTTTAATATCTCAACTTTGAGATACCTAGACATGCAGTTCAACAATTTCTCAGGTCATCTTCCATCAGACATTAGGCTGCCAAATCTTGAAGGGCTGTCCTTAAACAGCAACAAGTTTGATGGATGGATCCCAAGCTCTATTACCAATGCTTCCAAGATCTTTCTAATACAGTTATACGACAACTATTTTGATGGTCCTGTACCTAGTACTCTTGGTAACTTGAAATTCCTGAAGAATTTGCATCTTTCAGGCAATGGATTAACCAAGGAGTCTGGAACTTCGCAATTGAGTTTTTTCAACTCCTTGACGAACTGCAAACTTCTAGAAACACTCACGATATcacataattattttaatggTTTCATTCCAAATTCAGTGGGGAATTTATCtacttttttatattacttTGAGGCTTATGAAAGCAACATTAAGGGAAGCATTCCAGTTGAAATCGGAAACTTGAGTGGCTTGCAAGTGTTAGAATTGTATGGAAATGAGCTGACAGGAACTATTCCAACAACAATTGGAGAATTGACAGAGTTAGGGCGCTTGAGGCTTTCGGGAAATAGATTACACGGATCAATCCCAAGTGATCTTTGTAATTGGAAAAGTATTGCAGAGCTTGATTTAAGTCGGAATAGGCTAAGTGGCTCTATACCAACATGTATGGGAGAACTGATAACTCTGGAAAAGCTCAATTTACACACTAACGAATTAAATCATACAATTCCATCAAATTTTTGGAGCCTTTCGAAGCTTGTACATTTGAACTTGTCATCAAATCTGCTGACTGGAAATATTAAGCCAGATATTGGAAGTTTGAAAATCGCAACGCAGATAGACTTATCAAGGAATCAGTTATCTGGTGTTATTCCAGCCACTGTCGGAAAAGCTCAAGAGCTAAATTTTCTGTCCTTGGCACATAACAAACTGCAGGGTTCAATTCCAGATTCATTCAGTTATCTAAAAGGCCTGGAACTCTTGGATCTTTCAGATAACAATTTATCTGGAGAGATACCACATTCCTTGACAACAATCAGATATCTTAAATATCTGAATCTATCATTCAATATGCTGCAAGGAGAAATTCCTACTGCTGGATCTTTTGCAAACTTTTCAGCCGAATCCTTTTCTCATAATAATGGCCTTTGTGGTACTCTTTGGCTCAATGTCACACACTGCAAGCCCCAGAGCATAAAAAAGTCAAGGTCAGATCTGGTGCATttgctaaaatatatattaccaCCTTTGTTATCTATAGTATTTATTGGTTTTGTGGTGTATATATGGGTGAGCCATTACAAGAAAAATCCCAATTTACCAATTGAGAATGAGTTGTCGCATGTTTCTTGGAGGAGGTTTTCACATTATGAACTTAGAAGAGCAACAGAATCATTTAGTGAAAGCAACTTACTTGGGACAGGAGGCTTTGCATCTGTCTATAAAGGGACACTTTCTGATGGGACAACTTGTGCTGTAAAAGTTTTTAATATTCAGTCTGAAGAAGCAGTGAAGAGTTTTGACTGTGAAAGTGAGGTATTGGTTAAAATTCGACACAGGAATCTGTTAAGGATCATTAGCAGTTGCAGCAACTTGGATTTTAGAGCCTTGGTCTTAGAGTACATGCCTAATGGAAGCCTTGACAAATGGTTGCATTTGCCTGATTTTTGTTTGGATATTTTGCAAAGGTTAAACATAATGATAGATGTTGCAAATGCCATTGAATATCTACATTCCGGACAGACCACATCAATTATTCATTGTGACTTGAAACCTAGTAACATCTTGCTTGATGAAGACATGATCGCACATGTTTCTGACTTTGGCATTGCTAAGCTGCTGGGTGAAGAAGAGTTTAGAGCACAAACTCAAACCTTGGGAACAATCGGTTATATGGCACCAG AATATGGAAGTGAGGGAATAATATCTTCAAAAGGGGATGTCTACAGTTTTGGCATTATCTTGATGGAAGCATTCACAAGAAAGAAGCCAACAGATGAGATATTCTCGGGGACAATGAATCTAAGAAGTTGGATATCTGAAACTTTACATGGTTCTTTCCTCCAGGTTGTGGACAGCAAGTTACTGGAAAGAGttgatatacatacatatgCAGATGAGCAATGTGTGACATCGATATTGGATCTAGCCTTGGAATGTTCAACTGATTCAGCTACCGAGAGGATTACTATGAAAGAAGCCCTGCGTCGACTTGAGAAAATAAGAGTGGTGTTCCAGATGAGCACTAAAGCTGAAGTCAAAGCTAAAGATGAAGTTGGCCAATGA